The genome window GAGCATCTCCACATCCCCCGAGGAGAGCAAGGCGGGGTCGATGGCGATGGATTGCACCCGCTGATCGCCGGAGATCACGATGGTGATGGCCCCTCCGCCCGCCGTCACCGTCAGGGTCTCCTGGGCGAGGGCCTCCTTCGTTTTCACCATCTCCTCCTGCAGCCGCTGGATCTGCTGGAGGAGCTGCATCGGGTTGCCCAACCCACGCGTCTTGGTCATCGTCCGGCTCCTGAACGAAAGGATGGGGATCTCATTCCTCTTCCACCTGAGCGCCCAGGTCCTCCACCGCCCGCCGGATCAGGGGATCCTCGGCCGCCGGAC of Thermoflexus hugenholtzii JAD2 contains these proteins:
- a CDS encoding YbaB/EbfC family nucleoid-associated protein; amino-acid sequence: MTKTRGLGNPMQLLQQIQRLQEEMVKTKEALAQETLTVTAGGGAITIVISGDQRVQSIAIDPALLSSGDVEMLQDLLVAAINQAIERSQTYAAERLNALAGQLGLSGLLGP